Proteins encoded by one window of Chondromyces crocatus:
- a CDS encoding organic hydroperoxide resistance protein — protein sequence MSSDSPTVLEKRLYTAVATATSGRDGRAKSDDGTLDLAIVPPKALGGSGAPGTNPEQLFAAGYAACFGSAAAHVARAQKINAGPIAVTAHVTIGNVGQGFGLEVELVVDIPQLPKDQAEALVKAAHQVCPYSNATRGNIVVNLKVA from the coding sequence ATGAGCAGCGACAGCCCCACCGTACTCGAGAAGCGCCTTTACACCGCCGTGGCCACCGCGACGTCGGGCCGTGATGGTCGGGCGAAGAGCGATGATGGAACGCTCGATCTCGCCATCGTCCCCCCCAAGGCGCTGGGCGGTAGCGGCGCCCCGGGGACCAACCCGGAGCAGCTCTTCGCCGCCGGCTACGCGGCCTGCTTCGGCAGCGCGGCGGCGCACGTCGCGCGGGCGCAGAAGATCAACGCCGGCCCCATCGCGGTGACGGCCCACGTCACCATCGGCAACGTCGGCCAGGGCTTCGGCCTGGAGGTCGAACTCGTCGTCGACATCCCGCAGCTCCCCAAGGATCAGGCCGAGGCCCTCGTGAAGGCCGCACACCAGGTCTGCCCCTACTCGAATGCCACCCGCGGCAACATCGTGGTCAACTTGAAGGTCGCGTGA
- a CDS encoding thioesterase II family protein, producing MRGISSTASSDVNRWLWRPRPLAAPRARLLCIPYAGGSATSFRTWPTRLPPDVEVLCVQLPGRGMRMGESLIRRLDEVVGVLGPLVRDLPGAGQTPLVMFGHSMGAILSFALCRWLRAEGAPLPARLIVSGHRAPHIVDPEPPKHLLDDPALIARLRHYGGTPEEILREPELVELMLPILRADFELLATHPHVPAPPLDLPMLALGGADDPNALPPAIEAWREHAGGEFAFQIFPGSHFFLHSDEAAVLSVISRELSKVSVPSA from the coding sequence ATGAGAGGAATTTCCAGCACCGCCAGCAGTGATGTGAACCGATGGCTCTGGCGCCCTCGTCCCCTCGCTGCGCCACGCGCACGCCTGCTCTGCATTCCGTACGCGGGCGGGAGCGCGACGAGCTTCAGGACGTGGCCGACGCGTCTCCCTCCCGATGTGGAGGTGCTCTGCGTGCAGCTCCCCGGGCGAGGGATGCGGATGGGCGAGTCGTTGATCCGGCGCCTCGACGAGGTCGTCGGCGTTCTCGGGCCGCTGGTGCGGGATCTGCCGGGCGCAGGGCAGACGCCGCTGGTGATGTTCGGCCACAGCATGGGCGCCATCCTGTCCTTCGCGCTGTGCCGCTGGCTGCGCGCCGAGGGGGCGCCGTTGCCTGCGCGGCTCATCGTGTCGGGCCATCGCGCGCCGCACATCGTCGATCCCGAGCCGCCGAAGCATCTCCTCGACGATCCGGCGCTGATCGCGCGGTTGCGGCACTACGGGGGGACGCCCGAGGAGATCCTGCGCGAGCCCGAGCTGGTCGAGCTGATGCTGCCCATCCTGCGCGCGGACTTCGAGCTGCTCGCGACGCACCCGCACGTGCCGGCGCCGCCGCTCGACCTGCCCATGCTCGCGCTCGGAGGGGCCGACGATCCGAACGCGCTGCCGCCCGCGATCGAGGCGTGGCGGGAGCATGCAGGGGGCGAGTTCGCGTTTCAGATCTTCCCTGGCAGCCACTTCTTCCTGCACAGCGACGAGGCGGCGGTGCTCTCGGTGATCAGCCGGGAGCTCTCCAAGGTGTCGGTGCCTTCGGCCTGA
- a CDS encoding S9 family peptidase produces the protein MRCLSRSGPRLCLLGLAVALSACATATADVAPSGRRDRAAEEARPGPAVTSAPPADARPDVPAGADAVRDAALAERVVPLLDAFVNSEASFSPDGKTLLFNSNRHGLPQLYVAETSRPDAPARRLVSTKERISDGVITPDGKGVIFLSDKGLDENLSIFRVDLGGKNLVELTPGESLQRTMPMLPDGAPGTMVYSARAAADVSSRVIVQSTSSGGVPRVVYTAPKPAVVTDARRDGKEALLIQLTSNSDMTLFVVDLGSGKARAIYPKEGMATMGYARFSADGRRVFVATDGGGEAGLVLALDAATGRELARYTEEHPRTAKAAELAVSRRGDRVAVRMNAGNRSEVRLLDAQKLTPAGTVALPLGSGTLSDFSADGKRLGVSWSTPSAPADVMAVDTASGMVSRLRDEPRPSLAALPPLEASIVEVTSFDGTRVPVNVYLPQGGASRGALPVLVLVHGGPADSSEIRWSTAVRYFGSLGYAVVEPNVRGSTGFGRAYEEADNGRKRLDALADLGAVARWVGEQPWADPARRVVMGGSYGGYMVLLALTRQPELWRAGVDMVGISSLRTFLKTTTGFVQEVFKVEFGDLEKDGAFLDSISPLADADKIVAPLFVYAGANDPRVPLAESDQIVLALRRRGVPVEYMVRDDEGHSLERRESRIAFYARVGRFLEKQLARGKEGAP, from the coding sequence ATGCGTTGCCTCTCCCGCTCCGGTCCCCGACTCTGTCTGCTCGGCCTGGCCGTGGCGCTGTCGGCTTGCGCGACGGCGACTGCGGACGTCGCTCCCTCGGGGCGACGTGATCGCGCGGCCGAGGAGGCGCGCCCTGGCCCGGCCGTGACCTCGGCGCCACCCGCGGATGCGCGACCCGATGTCCCCGCCGGGGCGGACGCGGTGCGTGACGCGGCGCTCGCCGAGCGCGTGGTGCCGCTGCTGGACGCGTTCGTGAACAGCGAGGCGAGCTTCAGCCCCGACGGGAAGACCTTGCTGTTCAACTCGAACCGTCACGGGCTCCCGCAGCTCTACGTGGCCGAGACCTCACGTCCCGATGCGCCAGCGCGGCGCCTCGTCTCCACCAAGGAGCGGATCTCGGACGGGGTGATCACGCCGGATGGCAAGGGGGTGATCTTCCTGTCGGACAAGGGACTGGACGAGAACCTGTCGATCTTTCGCGTCGATCTCGGCGGCAAGAACCTGGTCGAGCTGACGCCGGGCGAGTCGCTGCAGCGGACGATGCCCATGCTGCCCGACGGGGCGCCAGGCACGATGGTGTACTCGGCGCGCGCAGCGGCGGACGTCTCGTCACGCGTCATCGTGCAGTCCACGAGTTCCGGTGGAGTGCCGCGGGTGGTCTACACGGCGCCGAAGCCGGCGGTGGTGACGGACGCGCGCCGTGACGGCAAGGAAGCCCTGCTCATCCAGCTCACCTCGAACAGCGACATGACGCTGTTCGTCGTCGATCTGGGGAGCGGGAAGGCTCGGGCGATCTATCCCAAGGAGGGGATGGCCACGATGGGCTATGCGCGCTTCTCGGCCGATGGGCGCCGGGTCTTCGTCGCCACGGATGGCGGTGGAGAGGCGGGCCTGGTGCTGGCGCTCGATGCGGCCACGGGGCGGGAGCTCGCGCGGTACACGGAGGAGCACCCCAGGACGGCGAAGGCGGCCGAGCTTGCCGTCTCCAGGCGAGGCGACCGGGTGGCGGTGCGGATGAACGCGGGCAACCGCTCGGAGGTGCGCTTGCTCGATGCGCAGAAGCTCACGCCAGCAGGCACCGTGGCGCTCCCGCTGGGCAGCGGGACGCTGTCGGATTTTTCAGCCGATGGAAAGCGGCTCGGCGTCTCGTGGTCGACCCCCAGCGCGCCGGCCGACGTGATGGCCGTCGACACCGCGAGCGGCATGGTGAGCCGGCTGCGCGACGAGCCACGGCCCTCGCTGGCGGCGCTCCCTCCGCTGGAGGCCTCGATCGTGGAGGTGACGTCGTTCGATGGGACCCGCGTCCCGGTGAACGTCTACCTGCCGCAAGGCGGTGCGTCGCGTGGCGCGCTGCCCGTGCTCGTGCTGGTGCATGGCGGGCCCGCCGACTCGTCGGAGATCCGCTGGAGCACCGCCGTGCGGTACTTCGGGAGCTTGGGGTATGCGGTGGTGGAGCCGAACGTGCGGGGCTCGACCGGGTTCGGGCGGGCTTACGAAGAGGCCGACAACGGGCGGAAGCGGCTGGACGCGCTCGCGGATCTCGGGGCGGTGGCGCGCTGGGTCGGGGAGCAGCCGTGGGCCGATCCGGCGCGTCGGGTGGTCATGGGGGGCAGCTACGGGGGCTACATGGTGCTGCTCGCCCTGACGCGGCAACCGGAGCTGTGGCGTGCGGGGGTCGACATGGTGGGCATCTCCAGCCTGCGCACGTTCCTGAAGACCACGACCGGGTTCGTGCAGGAGGTGTTCAAGGTCGAGTTCGGGGATCTGGAGAAGGACGGCGCGTTCCTCGACTCGATCTCGCCGCTCGCCGATGCGGACAAGATCGTCGCGCCACTCTTCGTCTACGCGGGGGCGAACGATCCGCGGGTCCCGCTCGCCGAGTCGGACCAGATCGTGCTGGCGCTGCGGCGGCGGGGCGTGCCGGTGGAGTACATGGTGCGGGACGACGAGGGCCACTCGCTGGAGCGGCGGGAGAGCCGGATCGCCTTCTATGCCCGCGTGGGTCGCTTCCTGGAGAAGCAGCTCGCGCGGGGCAAGGAGGGAGCGCCGTGA
- a CDS encoding cytochrome-c peroxidase codes for MGSARSDGKPVGGAGPLAWAAPLAAIVVGAVFGCQATPKASGPASSSVQAEGRGPGPGGPDETAAGSGVGATGKGGTSDAQAPHGTDVAGQIPGSVPRTSGPSPAAGPPRIEVERSGPHGAMEMKEQEAQLSKNLPGEVSAAAPPGVDPTFWGFLIPRDNALNAKRVALGRKLYFDTRLSRDGSVACATCHDVSRGFTDRRNASEGIGGKVGRRNAPTTLNALFFQTQFWDGRAATLEDQAKLPIINPIEMGQPDGAAAVKAIAGDAQYKAMFQEAYGRAPNYDDIGRALAAFQRTLVFLDAPYDRFVAGDPRALSEDAKAGLVLFNGKARCVSCHQFNGASPIGTNNKFHNVGVSARHQDFEKLAQSAIEALSKNDSQETIDRLALETDLSELGRFVVTRNRADIGAFKTQQIRNVGVTSPYMHDGSMQTLWDVMDHYNKGGEANAYLDGGIEPLNLSEREIDQVVAFLFALTDQRFVAENQAEVTRQRALAQKQRPFRDTAVATRKVFQFESRLGKGGAPTTTK; via the coding sequence ATGGGTAGCGCGCGGAGCGATGGGAAGCCGGTCGGCGGGGCGGGGCCGCTCGCGTGGGCAGCGCCCCTCGCAGCGATCGTCGTGGGGGCCGTGTTCGGCTGTCAGGCGACACCGAAAGCCAGTGGACCTGCGTCGTCGAGCGTTCAGGCCGAGGGGCGCGGGCCAGGCCCTGGTGGGCCCGACGAGACGGCCGCGGGGAGCGGCGTCGGCGCGACCGGGAAGGGAGGCACGTCGGACGCGCAGGCTCCCCACGGGACGGACGTCGCGGGACAGATCCCCGGCTCGGTCCCGCGGACGAGCGGTCCCTCTCCTGCGGCCGGGCCGCCGCGCATCGAGGTGGAGCGGAGCGGACCGCACGGCGCGATGGAGATGAAAGAGCAGGAAGCGCAGCTCTCGAAGAACCTGCCTGGAGAGGTCAGCGCGGCGGCGCCCCCGGGCGTCGACCCCACCTTCTGGGGCTTTCTCATCCCGCGTGACAACGCGCTGAACGCGAAGCGGGTGGCGCTCGGCAGGAAGCTCTACTTCGACACACGCCTCTCCCGGGACGGGAGCGTGGCCTGCGCGACCTGCCACGACGTGAGCCGCGGCTTCACCGATCGACGCAACGCCTCCGAGGGCATCGGGGGCAAGGTGGGCCGGAGGAACGCGCCGACGACGCTGAACGCCCTGTTCTTCCAGACGCAGTTCTGGGACGGGCGCGCCGCCACCCTGGAGGACCAGGCGAAGCTGCCGATCATCAACCCGATCGAGATGGGTCAGCCGGACGGCGCCGCGGCGGTGAAGGCCATCGCCGGAGACGCGCAGTACAAGGCCATGTTCCAGGAGGCGTACGGGCGGGCGCCGAACTACGACGACATCGGCCGCGCCCTGGCGGCCTTCCAGCGGACGCTGGTCTTCCTCGACGCGCCGTACGACCGGTTCGTCGCGGGTGACCCCCGCGCCCTGTCCGAGGACGCCAAGGCGGGGCTCGTGCTCTTCAACGGCAAGGCCCGCTGCGTCTCGTGCCACCAGTTCAACGGGGCCAGCCCCATCGGGACGAACAACAAGTTCCACAACGTGGGCGTCTCCGCGCGGCACCAGGACTTCGAGAAGCTCGCCCAGAGCGCCATCGAGGCGCTGTCCAAGAACGACTCGCAGGAGACCATCGACCGCCTCGCCCTGGAGACCGATCTCTCGGAGCTGGGCCGGTTCGTGGTCACGCGCAACCGCGCGGACATCGGGGCCTTCAAGACCCAGCAGATCCGTAACGTCGGCGTGACGTCGCCGTACATGCACGACGGCTCGATGCAGACCTTGTGGGACGTTATGGACCACTACAACAAGGGCGGGGAGGCGAACGCCTACCTCGACGGGGGGATCGAGCCGCTGAACCTCAGCGAGCGCGAGATCGACCAGGTGGTGGCGTTCCTGTTCGCGCTGACCGATCAGCGCTTCGTCGCGGAGAACCAGGCCGAGGTCACCCGGCAGCGCGCGCTGGCCCAGAAGCAGCGGCCGTTCCGGGACACGGCGGTCGCGACCCGCAAGGTTTTTCAATTCGAGTCGCGCCTCGGCAAGGGCGGCGCTCCGACCACGACCAAGTGA
- a CDS encoding polyphosphate polymerase domain-containing protein: MDEIIERYEYKYLIPERLITAIRGTVRTTSKLDKYADANGRYRIRSLYFDTDRYDLYWANERKQWDRFKLRARMYPGAEKSPVFLEVKRRVKDVIIKTRAAVPASTWREVLAGKSEALSTLSPSARAGVQRFLAPYHRHHTNPVVLVEYEREAYISELENYARLTFDRMISVQSKTRLELDADPRRWRLIDHPVQTRTQEPVTVLELKFERRPPAWMSAMVKRLELVRYSFSKYCYGVTAELTLPGSRCTLAR; this comes from the coding sequence ATGGACGAGATCATCGAGCGTTACGAGTACAAGTACCTGATCCCCGAGCGCCTCATCACGGCGATCCGAGGCACGGTCCGTACGACGTCGAAGCTCGACAAGTACGCCGACGCGAACGGCCGCTACCGGATCCGGTCGCTGTACTTCGACACGGACCGCTACGACCTCTACTGGGCCAACGAGCGGAAGCAGTGGGACCGCTTCAAGCTCCGTGCCCGGATGTACCCGGGCGCCGAGAAGAGCCCGGTGTTCCTGGAGGTGAAGCGGCGGGTGAAGGACGTCATCATCAAGACCCGCGCCGCCGTCCCGGCGAGCACCTGGCGGGAGGTGCTCGCTGGCAAGAGCGAGGCGCTCTCCACCCTCTCGCCCTCGGCGCGAGCAGGCGTCCAGCGCTTCCTCGCCCCCTACCACCGGCACCACACCAACCCGGTGGTGCTCGTCGAGTACGAGCGCGAGGCGTACATCAGCGAGCTGGAGAACTACGCGCGGCTGACGTTCGACCGCATGATCTCCGTGCAGTCGAAGACGCGCCTCGAACTCGACGCCGACCCGCGCCGATGGCGGCTGATCGACCACCCCGTGCAGACCCGGACGCAGGAGCCGGTGACGGTCCTCGAACTCAAGTTCGAGCGGCGCCCACCGGCCTGGATGAGCGCCATGGTGAAGCGCCTCGAACTCGTCCGGTACTCGTTCTCGAAGTACTGCTACGGCGTCACGGCAGAGCTGACCCTGCCGGGCAGTCGCTGCACGCTGGCCCGCTGA
- a CDS encoding metallophosphoesterase: MEERASALSALGKLDRRAFLKVSLATAGAAAAYGLVNPHSFQPIRVAEAQTGPGGKGEPFRIAYISDSHLYERKLNDRFVNALMRAVEDVNALSPAPDFVLYGGDLAQLGQPKELELGAQILKNLKAPVRMMVGEHDWYLDMGEKWRELFGAPNYSFDHKGVHFVVLNSVVEKDFWTARKLTPMERMRTVAGLDNAQQSSFTVGEEQRTWLQKDLAKVAPTTPLIVFSHSPLYKLYKPWNFWTDDAEEVQAILKRFNKVTVIHGHTHQMLTNRVGNIHFHGMLSTAWPWPYAPEGLPELTVQMGRPDPFDPQDGCGDGQISVHADGLVDKLYNLWNRNPITVESSYLASRGTKSKPPASPRVRY, encoded by the coding sequence ATGGAGGAGCGGGCGTCGGCGCTCTCGGCGCTGGGGAAGCTCGACCGGCGGGCGTTCCTGAAGGTGTCGCTGGCGACCGCGGGCGCGGCGGCCGCGTACGGGCTCGTCAACCCGCATTCGTTCCAGCCGATCCGTGTCGCGGAGGCGCAGACGGGACCGGGGGGGAAGGGCGAGCCGTTCCGCATCGCGTACATCTCGGACTCCCACCTGTACGAGCGGAAGCTCAACGACCGGTTCGTGAATGCGCTGATGCGCGCGGTCGAGGACGTGAACGCGCTGAGCCCGGCCCCCGACTTCGTGCTCTACGGCGGGGATCTCGCGCAGCTCGGGCAGCCCAAGGAGCTGGAGCTGGGGGCGCAGATCCTGAAGAACCTCAAGGCCCCCGTCCGGATGATGGTGGGGGAGCACGACTGGTATCTCGACATGGGCGAGAAGTGGCGCGAGCTGTTCGGGGCACCGAACTACTCGTTCGACCACAAGGGTGTGCACTTCGTCGTGCTGAACAGCGTGGTCGAGAAGGACTTCTGGACCGCGCGCAAGCTGACGCCGATGGAGCGGATGCGCACGGTGGCGGGCCTCGACAACGCGCAGCAGAGTTCGTTCACGGTCGGCGAGGAGCAGCGCACCTGGCTCCAGAAGGACCTCGCCAAGGTCGCGCCGACGACGCCGCTCATCGTGTTCTCCCACTCGCCGCTCTACAAGCTCTACAAGCCGTGGAACTTCTGGACCGACGACGCCGAGGAGGTGCAGGCGATCCTCAAGCGGTTCAACAAGGTGACCGTCATCCACGGGCACACGCACCAGATGCTCACGAACCGCGTCGGGAACATCCACTTCCACGGGATGCTGTCGACCGCGTGGCCCTGGCCCTACGCGCCGGAAGGCTTGCCCGAGCTGACGGTGCAGATGGGTCGCCCCGATCCGTTCGATCCGCAGGACGGGTGCGGTGATGGGCAGATCAGCGTCCATGCCGACGGGCTCGTGGACAAGCTCTACAACCTCTGGAACCGAAACCCGATCACCGTCGAGAGCAGCTACCTGGCTTCGCGCGGGACGAAGAGCAAGCCCCCCGCATCCCCACGGGTCCGCTACTGA